Proteins encoded in a region of the Sulfurimonas marina genome:
- a CDS encoding AAA family ATPase — MKATNLVKSLTALIEKKVPTFLWGAPGIGKSSIVREIAESQNVGFIDLRLALMDPTDLKGIPFYDKESHTALWAPPAFLPKEGEGILFLDELNSAPPAVQSSAYQLILDRKIGEYELPEGWAIVAAGNREGDRGVTYKMPSPLANRFVHFELEVDVDDWREWAYKSEIEPSIIAYISYKNEHLFTFDPKNDTKSFATPRSWEYVDKIMKAEITSDVILDTLSGAIGKDVAVGFLSFVKVMDKLPDINKILEGNSSEYPEEIDVLYSLASALVSGILKDESKLENLLKYTLELKGEFAVMIVQDLQRNGITMEHSPAFKEWVQKFSYLLA; from the coding sequence ATGAAAGCGACAAATTTAGTAAAATCATTAACGGCTTTGATCGAGAAAAAAGTACCTACATTTCTTTGGGGTGCTCCTGGGATTGGAAAATCTTCCATAGTGAGAGAGATAGCAGAATCTCAAAATGTTGGTTTTATTGACCTGCGTCTGGCCCTAATGGACCCGACAGATCTCAAGGGAATTCCTTTTTACGATAAAGAGAGTCATACGGCACTTTGGGCACCGCCTGCATTTCTACCAAAAGAGGGGGAAGGGATACTCTTTTTAGATGAGTTAAACTCCGCTCCTCCTGCTGTGCAGTCTTCTGCATACCAGTTGATCCTCGATCGTAAGATCGGAGAGTATGAGCTACCTGAAGGCTGGGCGATCGTAGCTGCAGGAAACCGTGAGGGTGATCGCGGTGTTACATATAAAATGCCTTCCCCTCTTGCAAACAGATTTGTGCACTTTGAGCTAGAAGTGGATGTGGATGACTGGAGAGAGTGGGCGTATAAAAGTGAGATAGAACCGAGCATCATTGCCTATATCTCATACAAAAACGAACACCTTTTTACCTTTGATCCTAAAAACGATACAAAAAGTTTTGCCACTCCGAGAAGCTGGGAATATGTAGATAAGATTATGAAAGCGGAGATCACTTCTGATGTGATACTCGATACGCTAAGCGGTGCGATCGGAAAAGATGTGGCAGTTGGCTTTTTGAGCTTCGTAAAAGTGATGGACAAACTGCCTGATATTAACAAAATCCTTGAGGGGAATAGTTCTGAGTACCCTGAAGAGATCGATGTGCTTTATTCACTTGCTTCAGCTCTTGTAAGCGGTATATTAAAAGATGAGAGTAAGTTAGAAAATCTTTTAAAATATACACTTGAACTTAAAGGGGAATTTGCCGTTATGATCGTACAAGACTTGCAAAGAAACGGCATAACTATGGAGCATAGCCCTGCATTTAAAGAATGGGTACAGAAGTTTTCTTATCTGCTAGCATAA
- a CDS encoding vWA domain-containing protein, with product MNIQEKISQAKAKLLVEYPYFGTLASKISLELNDDLESFKSDGKKIEYREEYLSDLELSEIEFILANGAMHKALAHENRKGDRSGWLWRMATDIAINDMLLENGLDMPYGAEYRKRFAGMYAEEIYAELKDDILRDDEDLEYEADDADDVEKKDEEQKQEQQQQQTEEELQEEILQEQLMAEEAISLLEQKFQSGEAPESIERFFDISGFGKINWRDELRDAIDKYYRDDYTLLPPSKKLLYQGIYLPSNISNTFKLVIAIDSSGSIDEELLNQFLSEVNFLMEHVQNYEITLIVCDDMIHSHQTFYSGEPLEVKVVGSGGTDFRPVFEFIEQNIDEVKLLLYFTDLDGIFPKEEPNYEVKWVSLKESEIPFGELNLLED from the coding sequence ATGAATATACAAGAAAAGATTTCACAAGCCAAAGCAAAACTTTTAGTAGAGTATCCTTACTTTGGTACTCTTGCTTCAAAGATCTCATTAGAACTTAATGATGATCTAGAGAGTTTCAAGTCTGACGGTAAAAAGATTGAGTATCGCGAAGAGTATCTTTCAGATCTTGAGCTTAGTGAGATAGAGTTTATCTTGGCAAACGGTGCCATGCACAAGGCTCTAGCTCATGAAAACCGCAAAGGAGATCGAAGCGGTTGGTTATGGCGAATGGCTACAGATATAGCGATTAATGATATGCTTCTTGAAAACGGTCTTGATATGCCTTATGGTGCAGAGTATAGAAAACGGTTTGCAGGGATGTATGCCGAAGAGATTTATGCCGAGTTAAAAGATGATATCTTACGCGATGATGAAGATCTAGAGTATGAAGCGGATGATGCCGACGATGTTGAGAAAAAAGATGAAGAGCAAAAGCAGGAGCAGCAACAGCAACAAACTGAAGAGGAACTGCAAGAGGAGATACTTCAAGAGCAGTTGATGGCGGAAGAGGCGATCTCTCTTTTGGAGCAAAAGTTTCAAAGCGGTGAAGCTCCTGAATCTATAGAGCGTTTTTTTGATATAAGTGGCTTTGGAAAGATAAACTGGCGTGATGAGCTTAGAGATGCGATCGATAAATATTATAGAGATGACTACACTTTGCTTCCACCTTCAAAAAAACTGTTGTATCAGGGGATCTACCTTCCATCAAACATCTCAAACACTTTTAAACTTGTGATTGCCATTGACTCCTCCGGCTCGATCGATGAGGAGCTGTTAAATCAGTTTTTGAGCGAAGTGAACTTTTTGATGGAGCATGTACAAAACTATGAGATTACTCTTATAGTGTGTGACGATATGATCCACTCACACCAAACTTTTTACAGCGGAGAGCCTTTAGAAGTAAAAGTTGTAGGGAGTGGGGGGACTGATTTTCGCCCTGTATTTGAGTTTATCGAGCAAAATATAGATGAGGTGAAACTGTTGCTTTATTTTACTGATCTCGACGGTATTTTTCCTAAAGAGGAACCAAATTATGAAGTGAAATGGGTCTCTCTAAAAGAGAGTGAAATCCCATTTGGAGAGCTGAACTTACTCGAAGACTAA
- a CDS encoding GGDEF domain-containing response regulator, whose amino-acid sequence MEKQKILIVEDNKSLAKLIAKKLSLALDMEVDTAFTLAEAKLFLKGYKYFVTVLDVNLPDAPDGEVIDYALKNKNHVLVLSANIDKDFRQKMLEKNIIDYVNKSGMNDIEYIINTIKRLRQNQQHKILVVDDSLVFRNQMKTMLENHFFNVITVAHGEEALGILNVNPDISLVLTDYNMPVMNGLELTKEIRKTYPKDQLSVVALSGNDSDDINALFLKNGANDYIKKPFSKEEFSCRITNSIEALENIQMITQYANRDHLTGLYNKRNFYNLMNEFLEDIQEDEIKLAIALIDIDNFKHLNDTYGSEVGDKVLVALGNILQSGTNASDIVARISEEDFCVVLKDIDRDTAADIYEAIRSEVELATIKIDKEKSIKFTISLGATLYNTDESIEENLNEADMLLYKAKHSGKNLLVFE is encoded by the coding sequence ATGGAAAAACAAAAAATACTAATCGTTGAAGATAACAAATCACTCGCAAAACTCATAGCAAAAAAGCTCTCACTCGCTTTAGATATGGAAGTTGATACCGCTTTTACATTAGCAGAGGCGAAACTCTTTTTAAAAGGGTATAAATACTTTGTTACGGTTCTAGATGTAAATCTTCCGGATGCTCCCGATGGAGAGGTGATCGACTACGCTTTAAAAAACAAAAACCATGTACTTGTTTTAAGCGCTAATATCGACAAAGATTTCAGACAGAAAATGCTTGAGAAAAACATTATTGACTATGTAAACAAAAGTGGTATGAACGATATCGAGTATATTATCAATACTATTAAAAGGCTCCGTCAAAACCAGCAACATAAAATTTTAGTAGTAGATGATTCTCTTGTATTTAGAAACCAGATGAAAACTATGCTTGAAAATCATTTCTTTAATGTTATCACTGTAGCCCACGGTGAGGAAGCTTTAGGGATACTCAACGTAAATCCGGACATCTCTTTAGTTCTGACTGATTACAATATGCCTGTAATGAACGGCTTAGAGCTCACAAAAGAGATCAGAAAAACATACCCGAAAGATCAACTCTCAGTAGTAGCTTTATCGGGTAACGATTCAGATGATATCAATGCACTTTTTCTAAAAAACGGGGCAAACGACTACATCAAAAAACCTTTCTCAAAAGAGGAGTTTTCATGCCGTATTACCAACTCGATCGAAGCGTTGGAAAATATACAGATGATAACTCAGTACGCAAACAGAGATCACCTTACAGGTCTTTATAACAAACGAAATTTTTACAACCTAATGAATGAATTCCTAGAGGATATTCAAGAGGATGAGATAAAGCTCGCAATTGCTCTTATCGACATTGACAACTTTAAACACCTTAATGATACATACGGTTCTGAAGTTGGAGATAAAGTGCTTGTAGCCCTTGGAAATATCCTACAAAGTGGAACAAATGCAAGCGATATCGTAGCACGAATCAGCGAAGAGGATTTTTGTGTAGTTTTAAAAGATATCGACAGAGACACTGCAGCAGATATCTATGAAGCGATCCGTTCAGAAGTGGAACTCGCTACTATTAAAATCGACAAAGAAAAAAGTATCAAGTTTACAATTTCACTCGGTGCAACTCTATACAATACGGACGAGAGCATTGAAGAGAACCTAAACGAAGCAGATATGCTTTTATATAAAGCAAAACACTCAGGCAAAAACCTCTTAGTCTTCGAGTAA
- a CDS encoding phosphatase PAP2 family protein: MSSMASTKNILFTFSLLVFSIVFFGLSGFDLYLQDMFYNLSEKHWILSPNVEPYKFIFYDGIKKLLILISVLFLFSLAFYKVSTLVRKSRRGILVVVLAAIMVPSITGLLKSNTNMPCPRDVIQYGGLYPETKVWENYPEEVLSRGHQLKCWPAGHASGGFALLSLAFLFKKRKDQYFTIGVALVIGWSMGLYKMIIGDHFFSHTFITMVLAWLIILIIARVVKVEKVVE, translated from the coding sequence ATGTCTTCAATGGCAAGCACTAAAAATATACTTTTTACTTTTTCCCTGCTAGTTTTTAGCATAGTTTTTTTTGGTCTTAGCGGTTTTGATCTATATCTTCAAGATATGTTTTATAACTTAAGTGAAAAACATTGGATCCTCTCACCCAATGTAGAGCCTTATAAATTTATTTTTTATGACGGGATCAAAAAACTTCTTATCCTTATCAGTGTTTTATTTTTATTCTCACTTGCCTTTTACAAAGTGAGTACACTTGTCAGAAAATCAAGACGAGGTATTTTGGTTGTTGTTCTAGCTGCCATTATGGTACCCTCAATCACAGGGCTTTTAAAATCAAATACAAATATGCCTTGTCCAAGAGACGTGATCCAATACGGCGGACTTTACCCTGAAACAAAAGTATGGGAAAACTATCCCGAGGAAGTTCTTTCTCGCGGACATCAGCTAAAGTGTTGGCCTGCGGGTCATGCAAGTGGTGGTTTCGCACTGCTGAGTTTGGCTTTTTTATTCAAAAAGAGAAAAGACCAATACTTCACAATTGGGGTAGCACTTGTTATCGGCTGGAGTATGGGTCTGTACAAAATGATCATAGGGGATCATTTCTTCAGTCATACGTTTATAACAATGGTGCTCGCTTGGCTAATCATTCTTATTATTGCACGTGTTGTAAAAGTTGAAAAGGTAGTAGAATAA
- a CDS encoding phosphoethanolamine transferase, translating into MKETIIKALTQTKLILFTALFLVLFDNYAFFHNVLEVYPFNFSNSGFLISLAVVLFAVTSLLLTLVSSKYTLKPIIILILIVSSMTNYFMNSYKVVIDDTMIRNMMQTDMAETLDLISIKQVLYFIFLGLLPAFLVYKSKIEYGSFKKEMFAKIVTVFGALALVLLSVFIFSKHYTSFFREHKPLRYSTNPPYWIYSTGKYINKTFNSGPIIVKPLGEDAKIEGDANETKKLVIFVVGEAARADHFSLNGYERETNPRLSKEDIINFSNVFSCGTSTAESVPCMFSPFERDEYSYKKGITHENILDVLAHTDDIAVLWRDNNSDSKGMALRVPYENYKSNKLNTICTEDGECRDIGMLIGLDDFIEKNKDKNMFIVLHQMGNHGPAYYKRYPKEFEKYTPVCETNQLEECTQEEIKNAYDNALLYTDFFLSKTISFLKQYDKDYKTAMFYMSDHGESLGEGGVYLHGLPYFMAPDAQTHIGAFMWFGEQMKQDVNMEKIEAVKEQKFTQDNLFHSMLGIFKVKTEAYDKDLDVFNGKH; encoded by the coding sequence ATGAAGGAAACCATTATCAAAGCACTTACACAAACAAAACTCATACTTTTTACGGCACTTTTTTTAGTCCTTTTTGACAACTACGCTTTTTTTCACAATGTGTTAGAAGTGTACCCTTTCAACTTTTCAAATTCAGGGTTTTTAATCTCTTTGGCAGTTGTACTCTTTGCAGTTACAAGCTTGCTTTTAACACTGGTAAGTTCCAAATACACACTTAAACCTATCATTATCCTCATCCTTATTGTCTCATCAATGACAAACTATTTTATGAATTCATACAAAGTCGTTATAGACGACACTATGATCAGAAATATGATGCAGACAGATATGGCTGAAACACTTGATCTTATTAGTATCAAACAGGTTCTTTATTTTATCTTTTTAGGTTTGCTACCGGCATTTTTAGTCTATAAATCAAAGATCGAATACGGTTCGTTTAAAAAAGAGATGTTTGCAAAGATCGTAACTGTGTTTGGTGCGTTAGCACTTGTACTGCTCTCTGTGTTTATCTTCTCTAAACACTACACATCGTTTTTCCGTGAGCATAAACCGCTTCGTTACTCTACAAATCCTCCATACTGGATCTATTCAACTGGAAAATACATCAATAAAACATTTAACTCGGGTCCTATCATTGTAAAACCGTTAGGTGAAGATGCGAAGATCGAAGGGGATGCAAACGAAACTAAAAAACTTGTAATCTTTGTAGTGGGTGAAGCGGCTCGTGCTGATCATTTTTCACTCAACGGTTATGAAAGAGAGACAAATCCACGTTTAAGCAAAGAGGATATTATCAACTTCTCAAATGTATTTTCATGTGGAACTTCAACGGCAGAATCTGTACCTTGTATGTTCTCTCCGTTTGAGAGAGATGAATATTCATACAAAAAAGGGATCACACACGAAAATATTTTAGATGTACTTGCACATACAGATGACATAGCAGTTTTATGGCGTGATAACAACTCAGACTCCAAAGGGATGGCGCTAAGAGTTCCTTATGAGAACTATAAATCCAATAAACTTAACACAATCTGTACAGAGGACGGTGAATGTCGTGATATTGGTATGCTTATAGGACTTGATGACTTCATTGAGAAAAACAAAGACAAAAATATGTTTATTGTACTGCACCAAATGGGTAACCACGGTCCGGCATACTACAAACGCTATCCAAAAGAGTTTGAAAAATATACACCTGTATGTGAAACAAACCAACTTGAAGAGTGTACACAAGAAGAGATCAAAAATGCTTATGATAATGCATTGTTATATACAGACTTTTTCCTTTCAAAAACAATTTCATTTTTGAAACAATATGACAAAGATTATAAAACGGCAATGTTTTACATGAGTGACCACGGTGAATCTCTCGGGGAAGGTGGTGTATATCTTCACGGTCTGCCGTACTTTATGGCCCCTGATGCACAAACACACATTGGTGCATTTATGTGGTTTGGCGAGCAAATGAAACAAGATGTAAATATGGAAAAAATAGAAGCTGTAAAAGAGCAAAAATTTACTCAAGACAACCTGTTTCACTCAATGCTCGGTATCTTTAAAGTAAAAACAGAAGCGTACGACAAAGATCTGGATGTCTTCAATGGCAAGCACTAA
- a CDS encoding ATP-dependent DNA helicase: MKSEVTGLLESGSNVFLTGGAGVGKTTITQEVIKHYESEAKKVAKLASTAMAATLVGGQTLHSFFDFGIAGSLEELEKNGKLEPKKKLKKLINSLTLIVIDEISMVSSSLMEMVAYRLEQCEFEGSVLVVGDFLQLPPVVRGSQRAEFAFESPSWDELDFKVVELTHIYRTDDQKFIELLGHVRFGYVDEDVHNQLNHYIKPLPNELNNFTFLFGKNISASQHNKNQLENIEGELYSKEAQVIKHKTSVNDKEVERFFDDARIEKELELKINAPVLFTRNAWNYYNGERGVIVNIDEQYLYVQKSDGRVVKLETVAQSKSQWVEKTINGKKEMVEESSFSIYQYPVKLAFAITIHKSQGMSIENLIIDTRQIFAPSQFYVALSRSSNPNNLILIAPNTQWYNLAFVDPQALAFVKQGSKC, from the coding sequence ATGAAAAGTGAAGTAACGGGTCTGCTTGAATCAGGAAGTAATGTTTTTTTAACGGGTGGGGCCGGAGTTGGTAAAACTACGATCACGCAAGAGGTGATCAAACATTATGAAAGTGAGGCAAAAAAAGTTGCAAAACTGGCCTCTACAGCAATGGCAGCTACCCTTGTGGGTGGGCAGACACTTCACAGTTTTTTTGATTTTGGAATTGCAGGCTCTTTAGAGGAGTTGGAAAAAAACGGCAAACTGGAACCGAAGAAGAAGTTAAAAAAACTTATAAACTCCCTTACACTTATTGTGATTGATGAGATCTCTATGGTTAGCAGCTCTTTGATGGAGATGGTTGCCTATCGCTTGGAGCAGTGTGAATTTGAAGGCTCTGTTTTGGTAGTCGGGGATTTCTTGCAATTGCCGCCTGTGGTTAGAGGCTCGCAAAGAGCAGAGTTTGCTTTTGAATCGCCATCTTGGGATGAATTGGATTTTAAAGTTGTTGAACTTACACATATCTACAGAACCGATGATCAGAAATTTATAGAGCTTTTAGGGCATGTACGTTTCGGCTATGTAGATGAAGATGTCCATAACCAGCTTAATCATTATATAAAACCGCTTCCAAATGAACTCAATAACTTTACCTTTTTGTTCGGAAAAAATATCTCCGCTTCACAGCACAATAAAAATCAGCTGGAAAATATTGAAGGGGAGCTTTACTCTAAAGAGGCACAGGTAATTAAACACAAAACAAGTGTTAACGATAAAGAGGTAGAGAGATTTTTTGATGATGCCAGGATTGAAAAAGAGCTGGAACTAAAGATCAATGCCCCTGTACTTTTTACAAGAAACGCTTGGAACTACTATAACGGTGAGCGCGGCGTGATCGTAAACATAGATGAGCAGTATCTTTACGTACAAAAATCTGACGGACGTGTAGTGAAACTGGAAACGGTTGCACAAAGCAAATCGCAGTGGGTTGAAAAAACGATAAACGGCAAAAAAGAGATGGTTGAGGAGAGCAGTTTTTCAATCTATCAGTATCCTGTAAAACTTGCCTTTGCGATCACCATTCACAAGTCGCAAGGGATGAGTATTGAAAACCTGATCATAGATACAAGGCAGATATTTGCCCCATCACAGTTTTATGTAGCGCTCTCAAGAAGTTCTAATCCAAATAATCTTATACTGATCGCACCAAATACACAATGGTATAATCTTGCTTTTGTAGACCCTCAAGCACTCGCATTTGTTAAACAAGGTTCAAAATGTTAA
- a CDS encoding DMT family transporter — protein MLRQLDNGILYMLLSALISALNGALTKILADDMSALEIVFFRNMIGIFLILYALRHTPPKLSGGSFHLLLTRGLFGFLAMILFFYTITTIPLGEAITLNKTSPFFVTILAFYLLDEKLSPMTLLALLIGFLGVILIVKPFGMSLSYEHILGVFGGFFAAAAYTTIKRIKDIYDSRVIVLSFVGVGTILPSLLFLAAPYITAPESIAFLFPEFIMPSSFKLWALIAFMALISTLSQWLLTKAYSAKKLSVVGVISYTNIPFAIGFGFLLGDAFPDNLTFLGIALIIFGGILVGRKKS, from the coding sequence ATGTTAAGACAACTCGATAACGGCATACTCTACATGTTGCTCTCAGCACTTATCTCGGCACTCAACGGTGCACTTACAAAAATACTCGCAGATGATATGTCGGCTTTGGAGATAGTGTTTTTTAGAAATATGATTGGAATCTTTTTAATCCTTTATGCACTTAGACATACCCCGCCTAAACTCAGCGGTGGAAGTTTTCATCTGCTCTTAACACGAGGCTTGTTCGGGTTTTTGGCAATGATTCTCTTTTTCTACACTATTACGACTATCCCTTTAGGCGAAGCAATAACGCTCAATAAAACCTCACCGTTTTTTGTCACAATACTTGCTTTTTATCTTCTGGATGAAAAACTGAGTCCTATGACACTTTTAGCACTGCTTATCGGTTTTTTAGGGGTGATTTTAATAGTAAAACCTTTTGGTATGAGTTTATCGTATGAACATATCTTGGGAGTATTCGGCGGTTTTTTTGCAGCAGCTGCGTATACTACTATTAAGAGGATCAAAGATATTTACGATTCAAGGGTGATAGTTTTATCGTTTGTAGGGGTGGGGACAATTCTTCCAAGCTTACTCTTTTTGGCAGCTCCATATATAACGGCACCTGAGTCGATAGCTTTTCTATTTCCCGAGTTTATAATGCCAAGTAGTTTCAAACTGTGGGCTTTAATAGCTTTTATGGCGTTGATCTCTACACTCTCACAATGGCTCCTTACAAAAGCGTACAGTGCAAAAAAATTAAGTGTCGTAGGTGTGATCAGTTATACAAACATCCCCTTTGCGATCGGATTTGGATTTTTACTTGGGGATGCTTTTCCGGACAATTTAACATTTTTAGGAATAGCACTGATTATTTTTGGCGGTATATTGGTTGGGAGAAAAAAGAGTTAA
- a CDS encoding pyruvate kinase has product MLDKKLIKQTLQEIKLLREELFHARSKLSDNETHFKSLLNLEHYMILRSKDRTELQEKLFLLSLSSLGRSYAHVAASIDTLYDQLSCWADKKSISKKKMKSFLHISISESITESSKNAAALFGGDVAAKLSKQKTAVMVTLPSHATENDGALIKELASEGVQVLRINTAHDDLSVWKKMAAVVEKINQRRKIEEKIRIFVDLAGPKIRTGAIQRLSLPVKIGSNKHQSEVLLSTTQSTMPQSRDPFTLEKIPAKIKIDEELFSELELGKTVTLYGVDGKKARIKIIDVRSDYVKGSIEKKIYIDEDSHLKYKIYESSVKDIVKQMESIRLYTGDTLVLTERDILGRSAEVETSGEVITPAIISCSFKDLSSMVQVGDPIFIDDGKIRLKVVKVVDNDIVCEVQNTKIKGVVLKEEKGINFPETFIKTAAITEHDKGLIDGILEFVDLLGISFCQSAKDVEELQNILTLKGCTDIGIVPKIETKQAVTQMPEILRQLLQWQSSGVMIARGDLAIEVGFANLASIQEKLLDICDAAHIPVIWATQVLEGQMKNNLPSRAEVTDAAMGGRAECVMLNKGMFAAETITILRHILHEMHQSFKKNRQLLSKETMWH; this is encoded by the coding sequence ATGTTAGATAAAAAGCTCATAAAACAAACTCTTCAAGAGATCAAACTATTAAGAGAAGAACTTTTTCATGCTCGATCCAAGCTCTCAGATAATGAAACACATTTCAAAAGTTTACTCAATTTAGAACATTATATGATCCTACGTTCTAAAGACAGAACAGAACTGCAAGAGAAACTTTTTTTACTTTCACTCTCATCTTTAGGACGCTCATATGCTCATGTCGCAGCCAGTATAGATACTCTTTATGACCAATTGAGTTGTTGGGCAGATAAAAAAAGTATCTCTAAGAAGAAGATGAAGAGCTTTCTCCATATCAGTATATCTGAGTCAATTACAGAATCTTCAAAAAATGCAGCAGCTCTTTTTGGCGGAGATGTCGCAGCAAAGCTCAGTAAACAAAAAACAGCAGTGATGGTCACACTTCCTTCACATGCTACTGAGAATGACGGCGCACTTATTAAGGAACTTGCATCAGAGGGTGTACAGGTATTGCGTATCAATACGGCACATGATGATCTAAGTGTATGGAAAAAGATGGCTGCTGTAGTTGAAAAGATCAACCAAAGACGTAAAATTGAGGAGAAGATCAGAATATTTGTCGATCTTGCAGGACCAAAGATTAGAACAGGTGCGATACAAAGGTTGTCCCTGCCGGTGAAGATAGGGAGCAATAAACATCAAAGTGAAGTACTTTTATCTACTACTCAAAGCACTATGCCACAAAGTCGTGACCCTTTTACTTTAGAGAAGATACCGGCAAAGATAAAGATTGATGAAGAGCTCTTTAGTGAATTAGAACTTGGAAAAACAGTTACACTTTATGGTGTAGATGGGAAAAAAGCTCGAATAAAAATTATAGATGTGAGATCTGATTATGTAAAAGGGAGCATTGAAAAAAAGATCTATATCGATGAGGATTCACACCTAAAATATAAAATATATGAGAGCTCAGTAAAAGATATTGTAAAACAGATGGAATCTATCCGTTTATATACAGGAGATACTTTGGTACTTACAGAGCGAGATATATTAGGCCGTTCTGCAGAAGTTGAAACAAGTGGAGAAGTTATTACTCCTGCAATAATTAGTTGTAGTTTCAAAGATCTAAGTTCAATGGTACAAGTTGGTGATCCGATTTTTATAGATGATGGAAAGATTAGACTTAAAGTTGTAAAGGTTGTTGATAACGATATAGTATGTGAAGTACAAAATACTAAAATCAAGGGTGTTGTACTTAAAGAGGAGAAAGGGATAAACTTTCCGGAGACATTTATAAAGACAGCAGCTATAACAGAACATGATAAAGGTTTAATAGATGGAATCCTGGAGTTTGTAGATCTGTTGGGAATCTCATTTTGTCAAAGTGCAAAAGATGTTGAAGAGTTACAAAATATTTTAACTTTAAAGGGATGCACTGATATAGGGATTGTTCCAAAGATAGAGACAAAACAGGCGGTTACACAGATGCCGGAGATTTTACGACAACTACTTCAATGGCAATCTTCTGGGGTGATGATCGCACGCGGTGATCTTGCTATTGAGGTTGGTTTTGCAAATCTGGCTTCTATTCAAGAGAAGTTACTCGACATATGTGATGCGGCACATATTCCTGTTATTTGGGCGACACAGGTATTGGAGGGGCAGATGAAAAATAATTTGCCTAGTCGTGCTGAGGTCACTGATGCGGCAATGGGAGGTCGAGCAGAGTGTGTAATGTTAAACAAAGGGATGTTTGCTGCAGAAACCATTACGATTTTACGCCATATTTTACATGAAATGCATCAGAGCTTTAAGAAAAATAGGCAGTTGCTAAGTAAAGAGACAATGTGGCATTAA
- a CDS encoding peroxiredoxin, translated as MLVTNKAPDFTATAVLADGSIVEDFNLMDNLGEKGAVLFFYPLDFTFVCPSEIIAFSHRIEEFTSRGVNVIGVSVDSQFSHFAWRETPVDKGGIGRIKYPLVADLSKSISRDYDVLFGESVALRGSFLIDADGTVRHAVINDLPLGRNIDEMIRMVDTMLFTNEHGEVCPAGWNKGDEGMKASTEGVADYLAKHESEL; from the coding sequence ATGTTAGTAACAAACAAAGCTCCAGACTTTACAGCAACAGCAGTTTTAGCAGACGGTTCAATCGTAGAAGATTTTAACTTAATGGATAACTTAGGGGAAAAAGGTGCAGTACTTTTCTTTTATCCACTAGACTTTACTTTCGTTTGTCCATCTGAAATTATCGCTTTCTCTCACAGAATCGAAGAGTTCACTTCTCGTGGTGTTAACGTAATCGGTGTATCAGTTGATAGCCAATTCTCACACTTTGCATGGAGAGAAACTCCGGTAGATAAAGGTGGTATCGGTAGAATCAAATACCCACTAGTAGCTGACCTTTCAAAATCAATCTCTAGAGATTACGATGTACTTTTCGGTGAGTCTGTAGCACTTCGTGGTTCATTCTTAATCGATGCAGACGGTACAGTACGTCATGCAGTTATCAATGACTTACCACTTGGTCGTAACATTGATGAGATGATCCGTATGGTTGATACTATGCTATTTACTAACGAGCACGGGGAAGTTTGTCCAGCTGGTTGGAACAAAGGTGACGAAGGTATGAAAGCTTCTACTGAAGGTGTTGCTGACTACTTAGCGAAACATGAGTCTGAGCTTTAA